From the Treponema sp. J25 genome, one window contains:
- the dnaA gene encoding chromosomal replication initiator protein DnaA has protein sequence MSTWDYEIFWKEALNQIRQELGEHEFAMWFNMEYLHSTEKEIVVAVPSSFYRDQVTMRYKNLIEGKLHELAGKDLKVIFEVRPRNKDVSPASQSIKENGHSTNNEISSPKTPKTEQISVPKKDPHPQLRQDYTFDNYVIGDNNSFAANAAIAIAKNPGGAYNPFLVYGGVGLGKTHLMQAIGNYIHQNSNARIIYITAENFTNEFIQAIQANKTAAFKNKYRFVDILLIDDIHFLQKKNETQEELFHTFNALYDANKQMVFTCDRPVSELKNLSDRLRSRFERGLTVDLQPPNYETRYAILQKKAESRGVQIPKEVLELISRNVTSNVRDLEAALTKLIAYAELVGKPITIEVAQQHLKDVFASPKQTNMSIEVIQRVVADYFSLSINDLRGKKRTQNIVLARQLAMYIGREITEYSTTELGMEFGGRDHTTVMHACQKIEEKLRSDPSLDPILQKLIRDIKDYSTKN, from the coding sequence ATGTCGACATGGGATTATGAAATTTTCTGGAAAGAAGCTTTAAACCAAATTCGCCAGGAGCTCGGAGAACACGAATTTGCCATGTGGTTTAACATGGAATACCTCCATTCCACAGAAAAAGAGATTGTAGTGGCAGTGCCAAGTTCCTTCTACCGAGACCAGGTAACCATGCGGTACAAAAATCTTATTGAAGGAAAGCTTCATGAACTTGCAGGTAAGGACCTAAAAGTTATCTTTGAAGTTCGTCCAAGAAACAAAGATGTTTCGCCTGCTTCTCAGTCTATTAAAGAAAATGGACACTCTACTAACAACGAGATCTCTTCACCTAAAACCCCTAAAACAGAACAAATCTCTGTCCCAAAAAAGGATCCCCATCCGCAGCTTCGGCAGGATTATACCTTTGACAACTATGTTATTGGCGATAACAACAGCTTCGCGGCCAACGCGGCCATTGCGATAGCCAAAAACCCGGGAGGAGCGTATAACCCATTTCTTGTGTACGGAGGGGTTGGGTTAGGGAAAACCCATCTCATGCAGGCCATTGGGAACTATATTCACCAAAATTCTAACGCCCGGATAATCTATATAACCGCAGAAAACTTTACTAATGAATTTATCCAGGCTATACAGGCTAACAAAACCGCAGCCTTTAAAAACAAATACCGTTTTGTAGACATACTCCTTATCGATGACATTCACTTTTTACAAAAGAAGAACGAAACCCAGGAAGAACTCTTTCACACCTTCAATGCTTTATACGATGCTAACAAACAGATGGTTTTCACGTGTGATAGGCCTGTCTCGGAACTAAAAAATCTTTCGGACCGACTCCGCTCCCGCTTTGAACGGGGTCTTACGGTGGATCTCCAACCTCCAAATTACGAAACCAGATATGCTATTCTCCAAAAAAAGGCAGAAAGCCGGGGTGTGCAAATACCTAAAGAAGTACTTGAACTCATTAGTAGGAACGTAACTTCCAACGTTCGGGACCTTGAAGCAGCCCTTACCAAGCTTATCGCCTACGCTGAACTGGTAGGAAAACCTATAACCATTGAAGTGGCTCAGCAACACCTTAAAGACGTTTTTGCCTCTCCCAAACAAACGAATATGTCTATTGAAGTGATTCAACGGGTAGTGGCAGATTATTTTTCCCTTTCTATAAATGACTTACGAGGTAAAAAACGTACCCAAAACATCGTTCTTGCCCGACAGCTCGCCATGTATATCGGGAGGGAAATAACCGAGTATTCAACTACCGAACTGGGCATGGAGTTTGGCGGCCGAGATCATACAACGGTTATGCATGCTTGCCAAAAGATAGAAGAAAAACTAAGGTCCGATCCTTCTCTGGATCCTATTTTACAAAAACTTATAAGAGACATAAAAGATTATAGCACTAAAAACTAA
- the dnaN gene encoding DNA polymerase III subunit beta, whose protein sequence is MKFICERDILAKEITIAQEIISTKNAISILSNVYLETIDSSLLIRATDIKVSFETRIPVTVVEAGSTTVFCDKLLGILSSIPEGEVEFEENNSKITIRPTFKKIKFNLKSIASDKFPELPEPGTIPFFSVPLRDLKDMISQTIFAISDDETRYFMNGVFFEKQDPYVVMVATDGRRLAYIQRSMEEGIPDFKGIIIPPKILNLILKRASDEGSASIAVTEKNIFVKFGPYLFSSVLIEGQFPNYRRVIPENQAHHFVINRKETLEALKRVSLLVEQKSRRIYLNVKPGVLSLLSEESDIGAANEEIPCQYDGEEVSIALNYRYLEEPLRVMTDDSIAIYFTEPTRAITIKSLPEKDFFHIVMPMQVDQ, encoded by the coding sequence ATGAAGTTTATCTGTGAACGAGATATTCTTGCAAAAGAAATCACCATAGCCCAAGAAATAATCTCTACAAAGAACGCTATTTCTATACTCTCGAATGTCTATCTCGAAACTATAGATTCTTCTCTCCTTATTAGAGCCACTGATATAAAAGTGAGTTTCGAAACCCGGATACCGGTCACTGTGGTAGAAGCAGGGTCTACCACGGTGTTCTGCGATAAACTCCTGGGAATCTTAAGTTCTATTCCTGAAGGGGAAGTAGAATTTGAGGAAAACAACTCAAAGATAACAATTCGTCCTACTTTTAAAAAGATAAAATTTAACTTAAAAAGCATTGCTTCTGATAAATTTCCTGAACTTCCAGAGCCAGGGACAATACCGTTCTTTTCGGTGCCCTTGCGAGATCTGAAAGACATGATAAGCCAGACAATTTTTGCAATCTCCGATGATGAGACCCGCTATTTTATGAACGGTGTATTCTTTGAAAAACAGGATCCCTATGTGGTGATGGTAGCTACCGATGGACGGCGACTTGCATATATTCAAAGAAGTATGGAGGAAGGGATTCCTGATTTTAAAGGTATTATAATACCTCCAAAAATACTTAACCTTATTCTCAAGCGAGCAAGCGATGAGGGAAGCGCCTCTATTGCAGTAACGGAAAAGAACATATTTGTGAAATTTGGGCCTTACCTTTTCTCTTCTGTGCTCATAGAAGGTCAGTTTCCTAACTATCGAAGGGTTATACCGGAGAATCAGGCTCATCATTTTGTCATCAATCGTAAAGAAACATTGGAGGCCCTTAAACGGGTTTCTCTGCTGGTAGAACAAAAGTCAAGAAGAATATATTTGAACGTTAAGCCTGGCGTTCTTTCCTTGCTTTCTGAGGAGAGTGATATCGGAGCGGCCAATGAGGAAATCCCCTGCCAGTACGATGGTGAAGAAGTTTCCATAGCCCTGAACTATCGATACCTCGAAGAACCTCTTAGAGTGATGACTGATGATTCAATTGCGATATACTTTACAGAAC